A genome region from Arachis duranensis cultivar V14167 chromosome 8, aradu.V14167.gnm2.J7QH, whole genome shotgun sequence includes the following:
- the LOC107461239 gene encoding F-box protein GID2, translated as MKRPISRDGDGNDDLLKMKKVKVDGDADAEENCVLRGMRYFDDNVLFEVLKHADARTLAMASCVNKQWHKTAQDERLWELICTKQWANTGCGEEQLRSVVLALGGFRRLHSLYLRPLSKPYSSSSSSSTSSPTSSSVWGPISQAPVAPRPKPLPPRLGKDAVHLSLSLLSIRFYEKMSNFNNRTR; from the coding sequence ATGAAGCGTCCGATCTCCCGCGACGGCGACGGCAACGACGACCTCCTCAAGATGAAGAAGGTTAAGGTGGACGGCGATGCCGACGCCGAAGAGAATTGTGTCCTCCGGGGGATGCGGTATTTCGATGACAACGTGCTGTTCGAGGTGCTGAAGCACGCGGACGCGAGGACGCTGGCTATGGCTAGCTGCGTTAACAAGCAGTGGCACAAAACTGCACAGGATGAGAGGCTTTGGGAGCTGATCTGCACCAAACAGTGGGCAAACACCGGCTGCGGCGAGGAACAGCTCCGATCCGTCGTCCTTGCCCTCGGCGGTTTCCGTCGTCTCCACTCCCTTTACCTAAGGCCTCTCTCTAAGCCATACTCTTCTTCATCGTCATCGTCAACGTCATCTCCCACTTCCTCCTCCGTTTGGGGTCCCATCTCTCAGGCGCCGGTGGCTCCTCGGCCGAAGCCCCTGCCTCCTCGTTTGGGTAAAGACGCCGTACacctctccctctccctcttaTCCATTCGCTTCTAcgagaagatgtctaatttcaaCAACCGAACCAGATGA